The Akkermansia sp. RCC_12PD genome contains the following window.
ATCTCGGTTGAGACTACTGCTCGGCTGACAATTTGCTGGATGGCCAGCTCGCGCTCTTGATGGCTTATTCCGGAACTGGTGCTGCTCTTGACCAGTGCGGCGCGGATAGCCTGGAAAAAACCGACTTCCTCACGGATTTTCCGGGCTTCATCAGATGCGGATGCCAGGGCGAATGCCTTGGAAAGAGCCAACACGGCATCTTGATACCGACGATGCGCGTTCTTCTTGCCTTCCTCGGTATTTTCCCGTGCGGCCAGTTTTTGTTGCAGGTTTAGTATCCACTCAATAGCTCCAGCCATCATGACTAGTCGCTCCTGAGGGGTTCCATAAAGCGTCGAGAGGTAATCGAAGCCATGATACATATCCCGCAAAATTTCGTACTTCTCCATCATCACTGTGACGGCTTCCGCTTCGTCAACGCCAGTGTTTTCCTGGTCGTTTTTCGAATATTGCTGTAGTGCCGATTTCAGGCTCTGCGCAATGCCGATATAGTCCACAATCAGACCGGCGGGCTTGTCCTTAAACACCCGGTTTACGCGGGCAATGGCTTGCATTAGTCCGTGTCCTTTCATGGGTTTATCCACATACATGGTGTGCATGCTAGGAGCATCAAAGCCGGTAAGCCACATGTCCCGAACAATTACCAGCTTGAGCGGGTCGTTTGGGTCGCGGGCACGTTTGGCTAGGAGGTCACGTCGTGCCTTATTGCCAATGTGCTGTTGCCAGTCCTGCGGGTCACTTGCCGCGCCGGTCATCACAATTTTGACCGAACCTTTTTCATTATCAAGGCTATGCCAGTCGGGACGAAGCTTGATGATTTCCCTATACAGATTCACGCAAATACGGCGACTCATGCAGACCACCATGGCCTTGCCTTCCAAGGCAGCTACACGGTCTTCAAAGTGGGTGACCATATCTTTTGCCACCAGGGCAAGACGTTTGTCGCTACCCACCAACGCTTCTACCGTTGACCATTTCCTTTTCAGCCGTTCTTGCTCAAGTTCTGGGGAATTCTCTGTGAGTTCTTCAACTTCGGCATCGATTTTTGGCCTTTCATCTTCGTCAAGTTCGATCCGCGCCAACCGCGATTCATAATAAATCGGCACGGTAGCACCGTCCTCGACTGCGCGGCTAATGTCGTACACATCGATATAATCACCAAAGACCGCCGGGGTATTCACGTCGTCTTTCTCAATGGGCGTGCCGGTAAAGCCAATAAAGGATGCGTAGGGCAATGCATCTCGCATGTACTTGGCAAAGCCATATACTATTTTGCCGGTCTTCGCGTCTACTTTAGCCTTGAAACCGTACTGGCTGCGATGCGCCTCATCTGCGATGACCACGACGTTATCTCTTGTAGTGAGCGGTTCCGGAATTTCGCCAAATTTCTGCAAGGTCGTAAAAATCACCCCGCCCGATGCCCGATTCAAAAGCTGTTGCAAATTTTCCCGGCTGTCAGCCTGCACGGGCGTTTGCCGGATCAGGTCACGGCACATGCAGAATGTCGAGAAGAGCTGATCGTCCAGATCGTTACGGTCGGTGAGCACAACCAGGGTGGGGTTGGTCATGGCCGGATGTTTGATCAGTTGCCCGGCGTAAAAAGCCATAAGCAAGCTTTTTCCTGAGCCCTGAGTGTGCCAGATCACCCCGACGCGCTTATCGCCTTCTGGCGCGGTAGCCGCCACCGTGCTGTTAATGGCATGTCTTACTGCGTGAAACTGGTGGTAACCCGCAATAATTTTGACCAACCCTGAACCGGTCTCACCAAAAACCGTGAAGTTGCACAGCAGATCAAGGAGGCGTCCTTGCTCAAACACGCCTTCAATCAATGTAGGGAGCTCCGGTACGCCTTTGGGTGTTATGGATTGACCGTCAGTGGTGCGCCAGGGCATGAAGCGTTCAAGGTTGGCGGACAATGACCCCACCCGAGCGGCGGTGCCGTCCGAGATTACCAGTAGAGCGTTGGTGCTAAAGAGCGCCGGGATCTGCTGCTTGTAGGTTTGGAGCTGATTAAAGGCCCCGGCAAGGGTTGCATTGAGGCTGCCCGGCCCTTTCAACTCAATGACGCCGAGGGGAAGACCATTAACGAACACAACAACATCGGGTCGTCGGTTGCACTCTCCGCTGATGACGACAAATTGACTTACAGCCAGCCAGTCGTTTTGTTCCGGGTGTTCAAAGTCAAGAAGCTTAACATTCCCTGAAGTCAGGGTGCCATCCTCCGCGTAGTATTCAACATCCACACCTTCAGTCATCAGTTTGTGAATGCGTCGGTTCTCTTCAAGCAGGGATGGCCGTTCAGATTGGATCACCTTCTTTACAGCATCATAACGGGCCTCTTCGGGCACACCGGGGTTTAGACGGGCAACAGCCTCTTCAAAGCGTTTCTTGAGAATAGTCTCATCATGGCTCTCGCGCTCAGGACTCCTTCCATCAGGGCCGATATTTTCTTCCCTCTCGATACAATATCCTAGGGATTGTAACTGCTCCAACAACACGTGCTCCAATTCAGCTTCCGATAAAAACGTCATTATTCGTCTCCTTTCTCTTGTTCAAACTCCACGTCTACAGGCTTCGCTCCACGTGCGGCATTCAACGCTTCGACATAGGCTTCACGATCCAGTTGGTAAAGCAAGCGGCTTGCCTCAATGTTTAAAGTTATAATATCTGTGGAAGGCAGCATTACTCTTACGATAAGACTTCCTTCCTCGTCAATCTCGCATCCCAATGAAACATGTGAATCAACATGCGCATGCAAATGTTCAAAGCGCTCGTAGGGTTCGCGAGTCCGCACTAAGTCCAATTCAGCTTCCAAATACGCCTGATGCAAAAAGGTGACGATAGCATCAGCGGACAATACAGCCGAGCGACGGTGGTGCACAGACAACCGATTCAGAAAGCCATCGCGTCCATGACTGACTGGGCCAGCTGCATTGCGAAGATCACCAAGAGCAGTAGTCAGTTTGTAGTGCTGCGAAACCAGCTTAAGGAATTTGGTATTCTGGCTCTCGCCAATCTTTAAAACGCGTACCGCTGAAGCCACCCATTCGCCAAAGTCTAAACATGCACCTTTGGGTTTTACAGGATTGAGTGGTGAATCTAATTCATCAATTATGACTCGACAAATCACCTCAACGATAGCCTTGGCACAATCAATAGAGGCATCGTTATTCTCCTCCAAAGAGAGCTCCAGAGCCTCAAAAGTTTGCTGTAACATCGGTGCATCACGCCAATGCGCACAAGCTTCGCGAATACCAGGGCACCAGTCCTGAGTCATAATTCACCTCCCAATATACGTTCGACATCTTTGATGCGCAACTCACCGGAGATTAGCTTAGGCAATAACGTGTCACGGAGCTGGGCGAGAGTGCGGGTTTGGCGTTCGTTGGCTACAAGTTGTCTGTAAAGCGAATTTGCTAATTTTTCAAAACTCACTAGGACAGGACCAGAAGGAACGATAACAGGAATTGGTCGGAAATTGCTTTTACTGATTTCTTGGAATGTCGAACCGTTCGCATTGCCAATAATCGCATCCATATTTTCGCGACACCATAGAAGCACGAAAACATTAGACAGGATAGCATCGCATTTCATAGCAATAAACCCTTGATTGATTGCCGTTGGAACTTCAGTAATTGCTAAATAGCCAATTGGGGCGCGAGAAGAAAGCAACACTGTTCCTATTGGGAGCACTCCTGAGCTTATTTTTGCAAGGCCAGCATCCGTAATCATTCGGTCTGTATCCAGCAAAACCGGAAATTTCAAACTAGACAGGTCTTTAGGTGTAGCCCAGTGATGATGCCCCCCCTTCCAAAAATCAGGTTCCTTTGTGCTAGGTGTTGAACCACCACAAACAGACACTTCTGCACCGATCGTCGAATGATTCCACCCCTCTGGAACTCTCCCCAACTCCGAGTCGACCAAGCGATCGGGGAATAGATCGTAAAGGTGTGCGGGCAGGCCGGGCAGCGATTGGCCACGTTGCCAGCGGCCGTCCAGCTTGGCGCGCACCGGCTCAAAGTCCACAAACCAGGCCTTGAACAAAGCACGAGCCATTGCTTCCAGCGTTTCGTTCATGCGGCGGTTACATTCGATCTTGTCGTCCAGCGTTCCAAGGATATGGGCGATAGCGCGTTGTTCCGGAAACTCAGGAAATGTAATCGTTAGACGCTCTAACATTTCATTGTTAAGACTTGCTCGCGTGGACATAGTCGACATTGAATTGACCTCTGTACGAAATTTCGGGCTACGAAAGAAGTAACGAGCAAATTCTGGCACAATCTGTTTTCCTTTAGGTCGCAACCTCTTAGTAAAACCATTGAATGTCGCATCAGGAACATCCTCAAGGGCGACGCTACTCATAGCTAGCTCATCCAAAGTTTCACTTGTTCGAGTCAGAAAAACATCACCTCGCTCGACGGAACAGCGTAGCCGCTCCTGTTCCGTCGATTGAACAAGCTCAGTAAGCTGCTTTGGTACAGCTGAATTATAAAAAACATCCTTAAACGATAAAAAAGGAAATCCTGAGCCAAACTCAGACCGTGGCTTTGATAAGCCTGAGCAAAAGTCGTAAACCTCTGCTAACTTAAATGTTTGCCACTCACTCCCCATAGCCAAGCTCCTTCAAATTATCCTCTATGACCGCATCCAGCCGGGTTGCCTCTGCCCGCTGCTCCCGCCATAGCGTTGAGAGCCGCAGCATCTTTTCCTCGAAGGGCTCGCGGTCTTCTTCTTGTGCCGCCGCACCCACGTAACGTCCCGGCGTTAGCACATAGCCATGCTTGCGGATATCGTCTAGTGAGGCTGATTTGCAAAAACCCGGCACATCGGCGTATGCATCTGCTTCTTTTTCTCCTCGCCAGGCATGGTAGGTTTCAGCGATTTTTCCAATTTCGACGTCGGTCAGTTCACGCCGGGTGCGGTCAACTAATACGCCCATGTTGCGGGCATCGATAAACAACACTTCGCCGCGCCTGTCGCGCAAGGTGCGGTCGCGGCGTTTGCCGTTGGATTTGTCGCGAGCCAGGAACCACAGGCAGGCAGGAATTTGTGTGGAGTAAAAGAGTTGCCCCGGCAACGCCACCATGCAGTCCAGCACGTCAGCTTCAAGCATGGCTTTGCGGATGTCTCCCTCTCCGGACTGGTTGGAGCTCATGGAGCCATTGGCGAGCACAACGCCTGCCGTGCCAAAGGGCGCAAGATGGTGCACGATGTGCTGAAGCCAGGCGTAGTTGGCGTTACCTACGGGAGGCACGCCAAATTTCCAACGAACGTCTTCGCGTAGGCGTTCACCGCCCCAGTCAGAGATATTGAATGGGGGATTGGCCAGGATGAAGTCCGCCTTAAGGTCACGTAGTTCGTCCTTGTGGAAGCTGCCTTCGTTGTTCCAGCGAATGTCCGAGTCAATGCCGCGTACGGCCAAATTCATCTTTGCCAGTCGCCAGGTCGTGTAGTTGGACTCTTGCCCATAAATGGCAATGTCGCCGATGCGCCCGCCGTGCTCCTGCACGAACTTCTCCGACTGCACGAACATCCCGCCGGAGCCACAGCAGGGATCGTAGACGCGTCCTGAATACGGTTCGAGCATTTCGACCAGCACACGCACCACGGAACGCGGGGTGTAAAACTCGCCGCCACGCTTTCCTTCGGCCCCGGCAAACTGGCTCAGAAAATATTCATACACGCGCCCCAGAATATCTTTGGAACGACCGCTTTCCTCTTGCAACGCTATTCCGGAAATCAAATCAATCAGCTCCCCCAGCATTACCTTGTTCAAAGCGGGGCGGGCGTAGTCTTTGGGGAGTACGCCTTTAAGGGACTCGTTGTCCTTTTCAATAGCTCGCATGGCATCGTCAATGAGCGTGCCAATGGCGGGAAGTTTTGCGCTGGCTCGCAGGTGTGACCAGCGGGCTTCCTTCGGCACCCAGAATATGTTTTCCGCAAGATATTCGTCCTTATCTTCGGCAGCCAGGATATCTTCAGCTAGCAGGGATTTATGCTTGGCTTCGAAGGCATCAGATATGTACTTCAGGAAAATGAGCCCGAGGGCTACATGCTTGTAATCGCTTGGCTCCATGTTGCCGCGCAGTTTATCCGCCGCTTTAAAGAGCTCGGCTTCAAAACCAAGCTGTGCTTCATTTTTTTTGCTATCAAATTTTGCTTTTGCCATGCTTGAATGCGATTCTTGCTAGTTATGCTGGACTGTCTCCCCAAAGAAGTACCAGTTTATGAGTTACTGGTTTGGTGATTATTAATGTTGAGGGTTAATTTTGTCCAGCATAAAGGCTGGGAGGGTTGTTGCCACAGGAGGCGTGAGGTCGCTCTTCGTTGTGTTCCCGTCGCCATTGTTCCAGTCTTGTTTGCAAATGCTCCATGTTGTCAAAGATTTCACGATCCAGCAGTTCTCTACCAAGGCTGGCGTTGAGGTTTTCCACATAGCCGTTTTTCCGCAGTGGCCCATCCAGGCACAACGGATTATAACTGTGAATCGGATCATTCTCGTCAAAATACGGCCAATCTTCTTCCAACGTATCGCCGTTGCGCGTAACGATATTGTCCGGCAAAATGCCGCGCATGACGAGGTTCATGCGGGTAAGGTTGTACGTGTTTTCCTTGAGCTCCTGCATGGGAATAACCTTGATGAGATAGATCAGGTCTCGAATGGTCTTGGCACGCGCGCCGGAAGTGTTCCCCTGCTTGGATAGACCAGTCTCCAGCGTGGTAAAAAGCCCGAGAATATGTTTTTATGTGAAGGGTTGATCAAGCGGTTAAAGGCCAAAAGCGCAGTCATTACATGATCCGCTGAAAAGTCGCTGGCTTTGGCAATCCAGGTAGAGAACAGATGATCATAGGGGATGAAGTAGCCAATATTCTTCCGGACACTCTCGACTGTTTCACTATCCTCTTCCTTCAGATCGGAAAGATATTCATCTGTCCAATCGTTCTCCTTGAGGTGCTTGACCTCCTTGTCTGACAGTAACTTATAGAAGATGAATCCGAGTATGTAATCCTTGTATTCGTTGGCCTCGATCTTGGATTGCCTCTTATTGACGGACTCCCAATTTTTGCAGCGAGTTATTGCTTGTTCATAACGTGTTCCTGATGGATAGGGATACTCCCCATGTTGCTTGATAGCTTTCGATATCGATAGATTATTGCCGACTCAATGTTCGTTGATACGGTGCTGGTTTGCTACCCCCAGATACGACGATCATGAGGGAGCTAAGCCTTCGAATTAGTAGCGTAGACAGGTCATATTATCGAGAACAAAACCCGGAGTCTTCTCTGCAAAACCTCGACCGCATCCGTGACGGTGAGGAGGAAATAAAAGGGATTGCCCGGACAGAGAAGGATGGTAATCTATGACAATTCCTGTTATGAGCCGCCTTCTTGATTCTGTTTATTTACTTCTGCAAAAATCTGTATCTCCCATGCGTCCTAAAGAACTTGCCGCTGCACTCATCCAACGGGGAATGTGGCAATCTCAAGGAAAGACTCCCGACGCTACAGTCGGAGCGCGTATCTATGAGGATATCAAAAAGCATGGAAATCAATCCCGGTTCATCAAGGCCGCAGAAGGGCTCTTTAGTCTTAATCCGAACGTGAAAGTCGAATTGCCGGACCCAGGGGAAAAGGCAGGAAAGGCGGTTAAAAGGAAGCAGCCAGAGAAGTCAGCAGGTTCCTATTCTTTTTCGGACTGTGCGGAAAAAATCCTTCTTCACTTTTCCGGGAATGCGCCCATGCACTACAGAGATATTACCAGCAAAGCCCTGGAGTTGGGGTGGCTCAAGACGGAAGGGCTGACTCCCGAGGCCAGCATGTACGCGCAAATCCTGACAGAAATCCAGCGAAGAGAAAAACAGGGGAAGATCCCCCGCTTCGAAAAGTTGGGCAATGGAATGGTTGGGTTGACCATCTGGAAATCAACCGGCTTGGAACGTCACATTGATTCGTTCAATGATAAACAAAGAAAAGTCCTGATGGAACGGATGATGCAATTAACCCCGCAGGATTTTGAGGAATTGATTACTACTCTGTTGAGTAAAATGGGATTTTCCGAAGTGAGCAGGACTCCCTATGGCGGAGACGGGGGCGTTGATGTGCGAGGCATTATGACGGTACATGATGTCATTCATATCAAGCTGGCCGTACAGGCCAAACGATGGAAAGCCAATGTGCAGTCTCCTGTCGTCCAGCAACTTCGCGGCAGCTTGGGGACGGACGAACGCGGCCTGATTGTGACGACTTCCAATTTTTCCAGAGGCGCCAGGAATGAAGCGAGGCGCACGTCCTCCCATACCCCCATCGATTTGATTGACGGCGACCAATTGGTTTCTCTTCTTGTGGAATACAATCTGGGAGTCAGAAAGAATCGTTACCAGCTTCTGGAACTGACTCCTTCCTTCTTCTCTGATGAGGAAGAAATATAGATGTGACAGCTAAAAAGAAGCCAGCCACACCTGTTGGCAGGCTTCTGAATCGACAGCATCTCCATCCCTTTACTGCCTGCACCACCCGGAACATTCCTTCCTGTACTGGCACCAGGAGCATTGCATCCCGGGCTGGGGATGGAAACGTTCAGTAGTGATGCCTTCACAGGCAATCCTGTACAAGTCGGCGATGCGTTGCTTGCGCTGTTCGTTGGCTGGGTGAATCTTGACCCGGATCACCTGGGGCATCTTCGTCTTGGCCAGGTAGATCAGATCCAGCGACGGAGGCGTGTCTCCCGTGGCTTCTTCGATCATCATCTGGTAAGTGACCAGTTGAAGCTCGTGATCAAAGGCGGCGTGCCCGGCATCAGGTTTGGCGGCAGCGGATTTGTAGTCCACTGCCGTCAGGTCGTGCTGGACGAGGTCGATGACGCCTCGTACGGGAACCGACAGGCCGGGGATGGTAGCCGATAGGCCGACTTCCACTCCCAGGGGCATCTGTGAAGCAACCTCGTCGGAGGCCATGTAGGCCTTGACGGTGTTCCATGCACAGGAACGTATCTTCTTTCTCGTTTCTTCGTCGGCGTAGTCCACCGGGCCTTCCGTCTTCTCCAGCTCCAGAAAGTGGGCGGAGAAGGCTTCTTCCATGGCCGTCTCACTGCTGTCCTCTCCCCGCCACCGGGCGAGGTTGAAGGACTGAAGTGTTGCATGGATGGACTTGCCGACATGCAGGGCGACCGTCGTCGGTTTCTGTATCTGCGCCACCCTCTCGAAGAAAAAGCGCAGGGAACACGACAGGTACGATTTGACCGAGGAGGGAGACAGGTAGTTCGGGCGTACGGCAGAGGGAGAAGGAGTCTCCGGAGGAAACTTCTTCACCACTGCGATAGCCGGGTGCAGGGAGGATGAACGTATGGGACAGGTTACGGGGGCGATCATGGTCAGTACGGGTTGGAGTTGCCGGCATAGGCCGTGGCGGGACGGCGGGTGTAGTTGTTCCTGCCTGATGCCGAGCGTTTGGATGTCGCACCGGAGCGGTTCATCAGCTCGTCGATCAGCCCGGAAGCTTCCATGCGGTTGAGCATGGCAACGACCTTGTTGAATCTCCGGAAAGCCAGTTCGTTCAGGGCAGTGTCATCCAACCCGGCCTTTTCGGCCAGTTCCAGGATGAGAGACTGTTGCTTTTCCGAGCATTTCCATGCGGGAACGGTTGCGATAGAGGTCTCGGGAGCGCTTGCAGGCGGCGTTTGTCTCACGGATGATGTGGATGTCGTCTGTGAGCAGGAATCCCCGAAAACCGGTTTTTGAGCATGTTGTGAGCCGTAATGTTCATCGGGGACGAATCCTACCTGTTGGATCTGGGCATCGACGGCGGACTGAAGGGAGCCGTAGAGGCGTTCTGTTTCCGCAGCCAGTTCGGATGTGTGGGTGATTTCGGTTTCGATGGATACCTCGAACTGGTGGGAGGAATACCCGGGCAGTCCGAGGCGTTTGCTGTAGTTGGCGATGAGTTTGATAGCCATGATGGTGGTTCTTTCGTTGTTGATGGGTGGATATAGTAAAGCCGCCATGCCCCGGTATGGGAACATGGCGACTTTGTGAAGGATGACAGGCAGGTAAGAGCCTGTGTCTGGTATATATGACGGTGAGGGAGGTGTTATTTCATTGCTACTCTTTGGCCCCGGCTTCCCGTAGCAATTTCTCGCATTTCGTACAGTTATATCTGGTAGCCAGCATGAGAGCCGTGTTCCCTTCCTTATCTTCCATATTCACATTTACCCCGGCCGCTAACAACTCTTTCATGCATTCTCCACGGTCATGGCCAGAATAAGGACCAATCGCATACATGAGAGCCGTACGCCCGTCATTATCTTTAACATTCACGTTTGCTCCCGCTCCCAGCAATGCTTTCACACTGTTTGTAAGCTCATTATAAGTAGCCCTCATTAAAGCCGTTTTTCCATCTTTATCCTTCACGTTTACGTCCGCACCAGCTTCTAGTAATGTTTTCACACAGTCCGGATACTTATCCTCAGTAGCCCACATGAGAGCTGTTCTCCCATCCTTATCCTGGGCATCCACATTTGCTCCTGCTTCCAGCAATGCTTTCACACTGTCTGTACGTCCATTATAGGCAGCTTCCGTGAGAGGCATTTCTCCTTTTTTATTCTTTCCGTTTACATCTGCCCCGGCTTTCAGCAATACTTTTACACAATCTGTATATCCTCTATTAGCAGCCAATATGAGCGCCGTATCCCCATTCTTAGCCTCCATGTTGAGGTCTGCCCCAGCGTCTATCAATGCTTTCACGCATTCCGTATGCCTACTATCAACAGCCCATATTAGAGCTGTATCCCCATCTTCTCCCTTCGCATCTACACGCGCTCCGTCCTTGATCAATTCCGTTACCCAATCGATATTCCCCTCTTTGACAGCTTTCATGAGAACCGTATTTCCTTTCGAATCTCTTTTATTGGCTTCGGGATTATCGGTTTTTCCACATGAGGAAAGGAGTAAGGTGGGAATCAACGCAAGAACGGCAACGCGACCGATTCGATATATTTTTGTATTCATATGTTTATGTGTTAGAATCTTTTCTTTCTGGTTACCACTTCATAGGAAAAGGAGACGTTTCGTTATACTTTCTATGATAGTAAACCGGGTTTGCCAGCCACCATATGCCTTGAATGAGAGCAAGGATGAATTCGGAAATCCATAAAATCCCAAGCGCCGGATTAGGATTAATGAATGCAGCAACAATGATCACAATATATATGATCCCCCATCCCCAGCTTCCATTGTAGAATTTATGAGCGCCAACGGGCCACAGGAAAATAGCCAGCAAACCTGCAATGATACTGCTTTTATGTCGCCCATGAGCATGGACGGACCGAACGGGTGCAGCCTGTGTTTCTCCTCCTTTCGCTCTGGAATGCTTCCGGAACGATCCAAAGCTTTTGAATATAAAAACCGCACCTATTAACATCAAAGGACCCAAGAATTTCGCTTTGGGCCATAAGTTGATGCAGATCACGCAAATCACCATTAAACCGGCTCCTATTGCCATATGTAACCATGCATCCTGAAGGAAGGGAGAGGTTTTCCTTTCCTGACCATTGTTTAGTGCAATGGGCAACGGAGGAGGCGTTGCTGTTGGTGGGGGAGAAGGGGGGGCCGCACACCAGGAGAACGCATCTTCGCAAGCTTTCCATGTTGCCCAGCCGGGAGTCCATACCAAGGAATTCGGCGGAAGCTTCCTATCCTGATATAGTTTCTTCAATTCTTCTTCCGAGAACGGTCCTTCCTGCGTGCCATCGGGACGTGTTATATGATAATCGTTCATGATTTTGTCAGAGTTTACCAGCCGCTTCCCTGATAAGTGCCGTCATTGAAACGTCCCGAATTCCGGGATCGTGGTACTTCACCAGCTCCGCCACATTGCGGGCAAGGCATGCGGTATTGATTTGATTCCGTTCGATTCCAGAGAGCCCTTCCGCTGCCCGGCGTTACAACTCCGCTTCCTCCGCATTTTTTGCAGATCTCCATGGCATTGTTTTCGTAAAAGTTATTGGCCGCACGAATCATTTGTTGCAACTGATAGTCCGAATTGTCGCCCCCACCCATACTGTTCTGTATCCACGCATTTGATTCATACTGGGGAACAGCGGGCTTCTTCGCACCAACCGAAAGGATGATGATCACCAGCATCAGTCCAATAACACAGACAGTATAATGGTTTATTCCGTACGTTTGCCCTTTTACCTGTAATGCCCGCAATCCCCATCGATGGATCTGATTCAGAATTTCATGGTTCTGCATCCAATCTGACAAGGACCTGTATTCCTTTGCCGTCGATGCCTTCATTTCATCTGGAGAAAAGGATTTCTCATGTTGTTCCGCATGAGCAGACGATGTGTTCGAATGGGATGCCGTACCTTCTGAACCGGGATGTGGAGGAAGAGGCGGCAGCTTGGCGCTGGAAATAAACCATTCAAAGGCGTCTTCACAGGGGTGCCATTGATCCCATCCTTCTGTCCAGACGTAAGAACCGGGAGGAATAGTCCGCTGATGATAAAGGCCTTTTAGCTCGTCTTCAGAAAAAGGTCCTTCCTGTGTGCTGCCCGGTCGAACAAGGTAATAGGAAATCATAAGAATCAAAGGTGTAGATTCATGAATTAAACGAGAGAAAGCGCTTCAGAGGAATAATGGCAACAGTCCTCCCAAGATAAGTATTGAGACAAGCATGAGGCCCAGGATGGCAAAGGAACGTTTCCATGAGCATTGGAAATTCCGGGCGACTACAAGGATGACCAGGATTTCAACGAAGAGAAAGAGCCATGACTGATTCACCCAGTTGCCAAGCATATCGAAGATGGCCAGACCAACGCACCACGGGATCAATGTTTTCCGGTTTATTGTAGCATCCTTGGGAGAAAGCAGCACAATATACCCGTACAACAATAGACCGGAGATGATGCTGATGAGGAATGGAAACGCCTCCCCAGGAGAAGAACCTTCCACGGTTTTCATGAATGCGTAGTATTCATCCAGTTCTCTCTGTGCTCTCGTATCCCCGACATTAGCTTTCTGCTGTAAATGACCTATCGACCATTCATTGTTGCTCTGAGCCATAGCAAGCTGCTGGCGCAACGCATTAGCCTGGGCCGTATCTCCTTTTCCCTCAGCTTCAGCAATAGCATTTTCCATCCGTAGGACTCCTATAGCACATTCCTTGGCTGTAGTGGCTCCTCCCATGTACTGCTGGTAAAGCTGCTGTCCATATCTCTGATCAGCCTGCGCAATACCTTTCTCCATATCTTCAGCCAAACCAGACTTTTTCGGAGGAGAACCGGGCTCATCTTGAGAAAACGCCTCAGGAGTATAAA
Protein-coding sequences here:
- a CDS encoding type I restriction endonuclease subunit R translates to MTFLSEAELEHVLLEQLQSLGYCIEREENIGPDGRSPERESHDETILKKRFEEAVARLNPGVPEEARYDAVKKVIQSERPSLLEENRRIHKLMTEGVDVEYYAEDGTLTSGNVKLLDFEHPEQNDWLAVSQFVVISGECNRRPDVVVFVNGLPLGVIELKGPGSLNATLAGAFNQLQTYKQQIPALFSTNALLVISDGTAARVGSLSANLERFMPWRTTDGQSITPKGVPELPTLIEGVFEQGRLLDLLCNFTVFGETGSGLVKIIAGYHQFHAVRHAINSTVAATAPEGDKRVGVIWHTQGSGKSLLMAFYAGQLIKHPAMTNPTLVVLTDRNDLDDQLFSTFCMCRDLIRQTPVQADSRENLQQLLNRASGGVIFTTLQKFGEIPEPLTTRDNVVVIADEAHRSQYGFKAKVDAKTGKIVYGFAKYMRDALPYASFIGFTGTPIEKDDVNTPAVFGDYIDVYDISRAVEDGATVPIYYESRLARIELDEDERPKIDAEVEELTENSPELEQERLKRKWSTVEALVGSDKRLALVAKDMVTHFEDRVAALEGKAMVVCMSRRICVNLYREIIKLRPDWHSLDNEKGSVKIVMTGAASDPQDWQQHIGNKARRDLLAKRARDPNDPLKLVIVRDMWLTGFDAPSMHTMYVDKPMKGHGLMQAIARVNRVFKDKPAGLIVDYIGIAQSLKSALQQYSKNDQENTGVDEAEAVTVMMEKYEILRDMYHGFDYLSTLYGTPQERLVMMAGAIEWILNLQQKLAARENTEEGKKNAHRRYQDAVLALSKAFALASASDEARKIREEVGFFQAIRAALVKSSTSSGISHQERELAIQQIVSRAVVSTEIVDILAAAGIQSPDISILSDEFLAEVQQMEKKNLALEALRKLLNDGIRSRSKTNVVQTKAFSERLEDAVARYHANAITTAEVLKELIQLAKDIREARQRGEESGLSDEEIAFYDALAQNESAVQMMGDEKLCLIAQELLTSLRENVSVDWAHRESARARMRVLVRRILRKYGYPPDLQDSAVQTVLQQAEALSSEWVK
- a CDS encoding abortive infection family protein; amino-acid sequence: MTQDWCPGIREACAHWRDAPMLQQTFEALELSLEENNDASIDCAKAIVEVICRVIIDELDSPLNPVKPKGACLDFGEWVASAVRVLKIGESQNTKFLKLVSQHYKLTTALGDLRNAAGPVSHGRDGFLNRLSVHHRRSAVLSADAIVTFLHQAYLEAELDLVRTREPYERFEHLHAHVDSHVSLGCEIDEEGSLIVRVMLPSTDIITLNIEASRLLYQLDREAYVEALNAARGAKPVDVEFEQEKGDE
- a CDS encoding restriction endonuclease subunit S yields the protein MGSEWQTFKLAEVYDFCSGLSKPRSEFGSGFPFLSFKDVFYNSAVPKQLTELVQSTEQERLRCSVERGDVFLTRTSETLDELAMSSVALEDVPDATFNGFTKRLRPKGKQIVPEFARYFFRSPKFRTEVNSMSTMSTRASLNNEMLERLTITFPEFPEQRAIAHILGTLDDKIECNRRMNETLEAMARALFKAWFVDFEPVRAKLDGRWQRGQSLPGLPAHLYDLFPDRLVDSELGRVPEGWNHSTIGAEVSVCGGSTPSTKEPDFWKGGHHHWATPKDLSSLKFPVLLDTDRMITDAGLAKISSGVLPIGTVLLSSRAPIGYLAITEVPTAINQGFIAMKCDAILSNVFVLLWCRENMDAIIGNANGSTFQEISKSNFRPIPVIVPSGPVLVSFEKLANSLYRQLVANERQTRTLAQLRDTLLPKLISGELRIKDVERILGGEL
- a CDS encoding class I SAM-dependent DNA methyltransferase; the encoded protein is MAKAKFDSKKNEAQLGFEAELFKAADKLRGNMEPSDYKHVALGLIFLKYISDAFEAKHKSLLAEDILAAEDKDEYLAENIFWVPKEARWSHLRASAKLPAIGTLIDDAMRAIEKDNESLKGVLPKDYARPALNKVMLGELIDLISGIALQEESGRSKDILGRVYEYFLSQFAGAEGKRGGEFYTPRSVVRVLVEMLEPYSGRVYDPCCGSGGMFVQSEKFVQEHGGRIGDIAIYGQESNYTTWRLAKMNLAVRGIDSDIRWNNEGSFHKDELRDLKADFILANPPFNISDWGGERLREDVRWKFGVPPVGNANYAWLQHIVHHLAPFGTAGVVLANGSMSSNQSGEGDIRKAMLEADVLDCMVALPGQLFYSTQIPACLWFLARDKSNGKRRDRTLRDRRGEVLFIDARNMGVLVDRTRRELTDVEIGKIAETYHAWRGEKEADAYADVPGFCKSASLDDIRKHGYVLTPGRYVGAAAQEEDREPFEEKMLRLSTLWREQRAEATRLDAVIEDNLKELGYGE
- a CDS encoding integrase core domain-containing protein → MENLNASLGRELLDREIFDNMEHLQTRLEQWRREHNEERPHASCGNNPPSLYAGQN